The Candidatus Cloacimonas sp. genomic interval CCTGTAAAAGTATTTTTTTTAATCTGCGTCCTCTGCGTCCTCTGCGTGAAATATCTTCGGTGCTTTCGGTGGCTAATTATAAAAAATCCCTTAAATCCCTTTCATCCTGTTCATCCCAGACCTATTATCTTTTTTAATCTGGGAAAGAATAATCCAAAGGAAGAACGACATCCTGTCGTTCCCCTGACAACCGAGTTATCAAGTTTCCTATAAGTTATAGGTAACTGCATAAATATCTTGTTGTGGTTGACGAGGAAGTCAACCTTCCTTTATTTTCGGCGGGTTAAAACCCGTTGCTTAAATCTGTCGTCCCGCTGGGACTAATTTATTTGGTTTTATTTCAACGGGTTAAAACCCGTCGTTAGTATGTATCGTTCCTAACGGAACTTTTATTCGGAATCCTCTTAATCCTTAAATCCTGAAATCCTTGTTTCAAAACTTAATTTATCGTGAACAAATCCAAAAAATCCTTGTTTCTAAAATTCAATCCGTGAAATCAGTGCAATCTGTGAGAAACTAATCTTTTTTAATCTGCGTTATCTGTGTAATCTGCGTGCTTACTATTTTCGGTGTAATCGGTGTAAAAGTCATATTTTCCTTTTTTGCTTGACGGATTGTTTTAAATGGAAAGAATTGTAATAGAGTAAAAAATTAACAATAGGAAGGATGATGAGCGAAACAGAAAATATCTTGGCGCTATTAAAACAAGAAGTTTCACCTGCTTTGGGATGTACTGAACCAGCCGCTGTTGCTTTGGCGGGTGCTTATGCAGCCAGTGTTTTAGAAGGGACAATTATTTCTGCCAATTTGATTGTGAGCCCCAATATTTTAAAAAACGGGATGGGAGTAGGGATTCCCAATACTAATTTACTTGGTTTGGATATTGCTTTTGCCTTAGGAATATTAGTTGCCAAGCCGGATAAGGAATTGGAGGTCTTGGCTGATCTTGACGAAGAAAAAATAGCATCAGCAAAAAAAATGCTGGAAGAAAACCGCATCACTACCCAAATGAATGAAACAGAAGAAAAGATATGGATTGAAGCAATTTTGCAGACAGATAAATCTGAAAGTAGGGCAATTTTACGCTGGCGGCATAACTGGCTGTTTCATTTGGAAAAAGATAATCAGGTCTTGAAGCATAAGGAAATAGAAACGGAAGAAGAATGCTTTTTACTATCTCCTCTTTCTTATACTTTGAAGGACTATTATGATTGTTGCGTTAATATAGACATTGACCGATTGGAATCCATTGATTTGGGGTTGATTCAAAACCGTAAAATTGCAGATTATGGTTTATTTAATCAATCAGGTATAAATTTGGGCAGATTGATAATGAATAAGATAGAATGTGGACTTTTGGGAGATGACATTCATCATTATGCCATGGCTTTAACTGCGGCAGCCACTGATGCCAGAATGAGCGGTTGTAATTTAACGGTGATCAGTAATTCCGGAAGTGGGAATCAGGGCTTGGCTATTACCTTACCGATAATTGCAGTTGCTGAAAAGCTAAACAGTAATAAAGATGAACTATTGAGAGCTCTGGCTATGGGGCATTTGGTTAGTATTCATATCAAACAAAAAATAGGTATTCTTTCCTGTCTGTGTGGATGCCTTTCTGCTTCAGCAGGAGCTGCGAGTGGTATAGTTATGCTTTTAAAGGGGAATTATCCTCAAATTGAATATGCCATTAAAAATATGATTGCCGATACGGCAGGAATGGTTTGTGATGGAGCTAAAGAAGGTTGTTCTTTAAAAGTTGCCACCACAACCAGCGCGGCGGTTCAGGCATCGCTTTTGGCGACAGAAGGAATTTGCGTTTCTGCCAATGATGGTATAATAACGGAAAGCATTGAAGGTACTATTGACAATTTGGCTTATTTTGTAGCTAAAGGAATGCAAGATGCCGACAGCACTATTTTAAACATTATGTTAGACAAAGATAATAAAGGATGCAAAAATGAACTATAGAAAGTATGAAGTCCATCTTCCTGATGAGCTGCCTCCTGAGCCAACTTTTGAGCCCGGAATCAGAAGAGCTCCTGATAGGGGTTTGGACTTGAGCAAAAAAGACATTGCTCTTGCCCTAAAAAATGCCCTGCGATATATTCCCAAACATTTACACAGCGTTTTGGCGCCGGAATTTATGCAGGAACTGAAAACAAAAGGAAGAATATATGGCTATCGCTATCGTCCTCAGGGTCATATATATGGAAAACCGATTGATGAATATAAAGGCATAACTCCTGCTAAAGCCATTCAAGTGATGATAGACAACAATTTGGATTTTGATGTTGCCTTATATCCTTATGAACTGGTTACTTATGGAGAAACAGGCCAGGTATGTCAGAATTGGATGCAATATCGGTTAATTAAACAATATCTGGAAATTATGACGGAGAAACAAACGCTGGTTATGGCTTCGGGTCATCCTTTAGGTCTGTTTCCCTCGCGTCCGGAAGCTCCCAGAGTTATATCTACTAATGGTTTAATGGTTGGCAAATGGGATAATCCGGGGGAATTTAAACGCTTAACTGCATTAGGAGTGGCAAATTACGGTCAAATGACAGCCGGCGGATGGATGTATATTGGTCCTCAGGGAATCGTGAATGGAACATATATAACTTTGCTGAATGCAGGTAGAAAATATCTGGGTATCCCAGAGGATAAAAATCTGGCAGGGGTTCTATATGTTTCTTCCGGTTTGGGAGGAATGAGCGGAGCTCAAAGTAAAGCGATAGAAATTGCCGGCGGCATTGGAATTATTGCCGAAGTGGATAAAAGCAGGATAGAAACCAGGTTTAATCAGGGTTGGGTTAGCAAGGTCTCCAGTAATTTGGCGGAGGTTTTTAAATGGACAGAGGAAGCCAGAGAAAGCAAGAAACCGCTTTCCATTGCTTATTATGGAAATATTGTTGACCTGTTGGAATACATTGATAAACATAATATCAAAGCAGAATTGCTTTCTGATCAGACCTCCTGTCATGTAGTTTATGAAGGTGGTTATACTCCGGTTGGCATTACTTATGAAGAAGGGCGTAAATTATTGGCTGAAAATATTGAGCTATTCAAGCAAAAAGTAGATGCCTCTCTATTGCGGCATTTTAATGTCCTAAAAAATTTAACCGCAAAGGGCTCCCGATTTTGGGATTATGGCAATAGCTTTATGGCAAGCGTGTTTGAATCAGGGGTTACGGAAATTGCCAAAAACGGAATAAATACAATTGATGGTTTTATATGGCCCTCTTATGTGGAAGATATAATGGGACCCATCTGTTTTGATTATGGCTACGGACCTTTTAGGTGGATTTGTCTTTCCCGAAAAGATGAAGACCTGCATAAAACGGATTTGGCTGCCATCTCTTTGATAGATAAAAATCGCAGTGCGATGGATAGAGATAATTACTATTGGATTTCCACCGCGGAAGAGAATAAACTGGTGGTAGGAACGAAAGCCAGAATTCTGTATGCGGATGAAGAAAGCAGAATTAAACTGGGGCTGAAGTTTAATGAAATGGTTCGCAAAGGTGAAATTGGGCCTGTTATGCTGGGTAGAGATCATCACGATGTTTCCGGAACGGATTCTCCTTTCAGGGAAACAGCAAATATCTATGATGGCTCAAATTTGATGGCAGATATGGCTACGCATTGTTTTGCCGGAAATATTGCCAGAGGAATGACTATGGTAGTTCTTTCCAATGGGGGTGGAGTTGGAGTTAGCCGTGGTATAAATGGTGGAAATGGAATTGTTTTAGATGGCAGCGAAAGAATGGATGAAGTAGTGAAAAATGGACTTTCTTGGGATGTTATGGGTGGAATTGCACGCAGAGCTTGGGCTCAAAATGAAGGAGCTATCAAAACCGGAACTGCCTGGAATGAGAAACATAACGCTGAAGGCAATATAACCATTGCCGAAAAAGTGGATGCAGAAATGGTAGAACACTTAGTGAACAAAGAATTTGGAGAATAAAAAATGAGCACTCCCTTTATCCGGATGATGAAACAGGAAGGCATAAAGGATGATGTGATTCGCACTTTTTGTGCATACTATGCTAAACTTACTCAAGGCGATACAGGGTATATCAAAGAGGAAATGATAAAACCACCCTCAGATACGAATCTGATAGAGTATCAGCAGATAAAACAAACTTCCCGACCCTCTTTATTAAAAAAGATAGCAATTATCAAACTAAACGGCGGTTTGGGAACCAGCATGGGTTTAGCTAAAGCAAAATCACTGCTGCCTGTGAAAAACAATATGAACTTTCTTGATATAATCAGCCGCCAGGTATTAACCTTGAGATCAATTTCCGGATACAATATTCCGCTCTTATTTATGAATAGTTTCAATACTGAAACGGACACCTTAAAATATCTGGAAAAATATCCTGATCTAAGTAAACAGAATTTGCCTTTATCCTTTTTACAAAATAAATATCCGCGTATCAGAAAGGACAACTTAATGCCTTATGAGAATACAAATAAGAAATTAATGTGGAACCCTCCCGGGCACGGAGATATCTATGCTGCTTTGAGTGGTTTGCTGGAAGATCTGATTACCCAAGGGTGTTCTTATGCCTTTATTTCCAATGCGGATAATTTGGGAGCGATTGTAGATACTTCCATTCCTACCTATATGGAAGATAACAAAATTCCTTTTGTGATGGAGGTCTGTTTGCGCAGTCCGATGGATAAAAAGGGAGGCCATCTTTGTGAAGATAAGAGTGGACAACTGCTTTTGAGAGAAGTTGCACAATGCCCAGAAGATGACTTACCGCGTTTTCAAGATGTAGAATATTATAAATACTTCAATACGAATAACCTGTGGATAGATTTGAAAGCGCTCGATTGGTATCTGATCTCCAATGATGGCATTTTGTTGTTGCCTTTAATTGTTAATCCTAAAATTGTGGAAGGAACTCCTGTTTATCAGTTGGAAACGGCTATGGGTTCAGCAATCAGTGTATTTAATAATTCCAAGGCATTGATCGTTTCCAGGGAACGCTTTGTGCCCGTTAAAAAGACAAATGACCTCTTAGCTCTTTGGTCTGATGTATATGATGTGAATGATATGTATCAAATAGTTCTGAAGCGAGGATTGGAAAAAGCGCCGATCATAGAACTGAATGAAACCTACTATGGGAAAATTGATGAGATGCAAAAGCGTTTCAGTAAAGGCATTCCTTCTTTAACAAGCTGCAAAAAAATGAACATATCCGGAGATGTGAGTTTTGGAGAAGGAGTTGTGTGTGAAGGAGAAGTTACACTGAAATCAAATTCTCCAGTATTTGTGCAAAATTGTTTGTTAACTGGAGAAGTGGATATGGAGGTTCAATTGAGCAAGTCACAAAACAGGACGGGAGGATAAGATGGTTTCCAAAGCCGCTAAGGTTCGTCTGGGGATTTTTTTAACCATCGGTGCCATTCTGATCATTATTTTTGCAGCAGTGGTGGCCGGCAGCAGGTTAGTAGAAAAGAAAGACATATATTACATTCAGTTTGAAGATTATTCCGTAAGTGGTTTGCAAGTTGGCAGTTCAGTAAATTATCGAGGTATCAAAATTGGCAGAGTGGAAGATATCAAGATAAACCCCAAAGATGTAACCAAGATAATAATAAAAATCAGTGTAAACAGAGGCACGCCCATAAAAACGGATGCTGAAGCAGTTTTAACTTTAACCGGTATCACCGGACTGAAAAATGTGGAAATCCGCGGTGGGACTAATGAAGCTAAGCTACTTAAACCCAAAAGCTATATCAAGCCGGGAACCACGATGCTGGAAGATATTAGTGAACAAGCGAAATCCATCGTAGATAAAATAGATATGATAGCAGCCAATCTAAATGAAATTACAGGTAAGGATAATCAGCAAAATATTGCCACTATTTTGGAGCAAACCAGTTTGATACTAAAAGACACTCATGAAAATCTGGCTACTACAATGCAAAGCATTAGTCGCATTGCCAATAATACAGCTGATTTGACTGAAGAATTGAGTAAAGACCTGGGTGCCGTAACCGATAATCTAACCAAAAACTTGGATGCCATCACCAATAGCGCTACCAGTAATATTCAAAATGTTTCTGAGACCTCGCAGGCAAGTTTGATCAGTATCACAAATAATGTAAATCAGCAGTTGGTGGATCTTACAGGACGATTGGAGCAGAGTTTACAGCAATTAACCAGTGATGGTTCTGCGTTAATTCAAAATGCAAATTTACAAGTGACCACGGTAGGAGAACATAGCGACCAAATGGTGCTGGAAACCACTCGCGAAATATTAACTATTAGCACAAATATCAATAAAGCGCTAAATCAGGTAAATTCCATTTTATATACTCCCGGTTTTGATAGCTTAATGACCAATCTGGGAAAACTTAGTGGAGAACTTTCCAGAGCCAATTTACAAGGTATGGTTTCAGAACTATCCACTACTATTCAGAAAACCGGTAATTTAGTATCCAATCTGAATCGGGTTGTAACACGCGGTCAGAGTGATTTATTGGAGATTTTAAGCTCTTTATCCGAAACGAGTGAAAACTTGAATGAATTTTCCCGCCAAATTGCAGATACGCCAGCTATTTTACTGCGCGGAAATTAGGAGTTATGATGAATAAGATAAATTTTGCTTCCTTGTTTGTAATGTGTTTAGCTATTCTGATGTTGCTTTCGGGATGTCTGCAAAAAGTGGAAAGAACGCCTGTAAATTATTATGTGCTGGAATATCAAGCAGGAAATGAGAAACCCGAGCTATATAGAACTACGAATACAGGCAAGAATCTGGAAGTGTTAACAACATCTCTTCCCAGAACTTATGACCGCAATCAGATCGTCGTGAAAGAGAATTTTTATAAGGTTAAATTTTTGCAAACCGATGTTTGGGCAACGCGTTTGCGCGATGCCATACCCAATTTGATTGTCCAACGCATAAAAGCGTATAACATCTTTGGAACGGTTTCTCGAGGAGAAATTGCAGATAAAACTCCCCAGTATTTTTTGGAAACCACGGTTAATAATATAGAAAAAATAGAAGGAACCGAGCCCAGAGCATATTTGAATATGGAATTTGTCTTGCGTGATTCCACCTCCGAAAAGATTGTTTTAACCCATAAAAATGAACGCTCCGTTGAATTGGTTGATCCTTCTATGATTTATTTGGTGCAGGCATTTAACGAAATGATTATGGAAGAAACAGATCTTTTTGCGGCGAAATGCAATTTGTATTTTAGCGGGCAAAAGATAGATGATCAATCTCTTGCCGCTTCACCCTCTCCGATAGCCAGATATATTTTTGAAGAATTAACAAGTTCCGAAGCCGCTAATGATTATGGGGAGTTGATGGTCACTACCAAAACTCAGACGGAAGAACAGCTGCGTTATGCCATTGAAGAATTGGATTCTTTGAATACTGTAATATCCACGGATGAACTTATTATGGGTGTTCCAGCACTATTGAGACCAGGCCAATATAGAGTTATTATCGGAGAAATGGGTGATTTAATTGTTCCAGTAAAGATCCTGCCTCGACAAAGAACTGTGGTAAAACCCAATTGGGCAGAGCTTCAAATTGTAATTATGGATGAGTCCAAAAGCAGAGTTAGAATGGGATATGACCTCTGGAAAAAAGATACCGAAGGGGAGGGCTATAAAATTTACAGCGGAGGAATGGTCAGTATGGGAGAAGATGAAGTTGGAGCAGTGGATAAATTATGGATTTTACCTCCGGGTTCTTATCTGGTAAAATTGGGAGGGGGCTCTTGGAGCGATTTGAAAGATTTTGCCACCGTCGCTTTGGCCGAAGGTGAGAAAAAGACCCTTTCAATGATTGTTGACCCTGCCGCAGAAGGTGATGTTCTAATTGGAGCTGGTGTATTTTCCGATGAAGATATTGGTTTGGGTTCCAAACGCATTCATAGAGGTGCAATCCATGGCAATATATCTTTATCGTCCAATAACAATGTGGACAAAAACAAGCCAACGACCAGTGTTTCGTTATCGGGTCAATTTGACAACAGCATTGATACGCACGAAATTATAAAGCCCTTTCATTTCACTGCCAGAAGCATTTACGATCTTGGCTTGAATAAAACTTCAAATCAGGATTTGGTATTTAGTCCCGATGATTATTCCTTGAAGAATGTGTTGCTTTTCTATCCGATGGAGAAAAAGAAACTCTTGCAGAACTTTGCCTTTTATGGAAGAATGAATGTGAATACTCATATGTTTGATGAAACCACTTATTTTTCCGAAAGCAAGAATATTATCCTCCAAGACGCTTCAGGAGAGGTCTTATCCATTCGTTTGAATCAACCGGATTTAAAAACTAAGATTGCCTTCTATCCATTACGGTTGAAGGAAGGAACCGGTTTAACCTATCAAATAAACTTCAGTCCCAATGCTTGGACAAGTTTACGAGTTGGTTATGGATGGTTGCAGGACTATAACAATAATAGCTTTGTCTTTGATAAACCTATTGTAGATACTTTAACCAGTTTGAGTTATGAACGCTATATTGAAGAAGCGAACAGCAGTTCCAAAGGTATAGAATCCACAGTAATTTTATCAGCGTTGAACATAATGAAGTTCGTAAGCATAAATTCTACTCTGGATGTGCTTTTCCGGATGGGAGTTCCGGAACATA includes:
- a CDS encoding UTP--glucose-1-phosphate uridylyltransferase — protein: MSTPFIRMMKQEGIKDDVIRTFCAYYAKLTQGDTGYIKEEMIKPPSDTNLIEYQQIKQTSRPSLLKKIAIIKLNGGLGTSMGLAKAKSLLPVKNNMNFLDIISRQVLTLRSISGYNIPLLFMNSFNTETDTLKYLEKYPDLSKQNLPLSFLQNKYPRIRKDNLMPYENTNKKLMWNPPGHGDIYAALSGLLEDLITQGCSYAFISNADNLGAIVDTSIPTYMEDNKIPFVMEVCLRSPMDKKGGHLCEDKSGQLLLREVAQCPEDDLPRFQDVEYYKYFNTNNLWIDLKALDWYLISNDGILLLPLIVNPKIVEGTPVYQLETAMGSAISVFNNSKALIVSRERFVPVKKTNDLLALWSDVYDVNDMYQIVLKRGLEKAPIIELNETYYGKIDEMQKRFSKGIPSLTSCKKMNISGDVSFGEGVVCEGEVTLKSNSPVFVQNCLLTGEVDMEVQLSKSQNRTGG
- a CDS encoding urocanate hydratase, whose amino-acid sequence is MNYRKYEVHLPDELPPEPTFEPGIRRAPDRGLDLSKKDIALALKNALRYIPKHLHSVLAPEFMQELKTKGRIYGYRYRPQGHIYGKPIDEYKGITPAKAIQVMIDNNLDFDVALYPYELVTYGETGQVCQNWMQYRLIKQYLEIMTEKQTLVMASGHPLGLFPSRPEAPRVISTNGLMVGKWDNPGEFKRLTALGVANYGQMTAGGWMYIGPQGIVNGTYITLLNAGRKYLGIPEDKNLAGVLYVSSGLGGMSGAQSKAIEIAGGIGIIAEVDKSRIETRFNQGWVSKVSSNLAEVFKWTEEARESKKPLSIAYYGNIVDLLEYIDKHNIKAELLSDQTSCHVVYEGGYTPVGITYEEGRKLLAENIELFKQKVDASLLRHFNVLKNLTAKGSRFWDYGNSFMASVFESGVTEIAKNGINTIDGFIWPSYVEDIMGPICFDYGYGPFRWICLSRKDEDLHKTDLAAISLIDKNRSAMDRDNYYWISTAEENKLVVGTKARILYADEESRIKLGLKFNEMVRKGEIGPVMLGRDHHDVSGTDSPFRETANIYDGSNLMADMATHCFAGNIARGMTMVVLSNGGGVGVSRGINGGNGIVLDGSERMDEVVKNGLSWDVMGGIARRAWAQNEGAIKTGTAWNEKHNAEGNITIAEKVDAEMVEHLVNKEFGE
- a CDS encoding ABC-type transport auxiliary lipoprotein family protein, whose amino-acid sequence is MNKINFASLFVMCLAILMLLSGCLQKVERTPVNYYVLEYQAGNEKPELYRTTNTGKNLEVLTTSLPRTYDRNQIVVKENFYKVKFLQTDVWATRLRDAIPNLIVQRIKAYNIFGTVSRGEIADKTPQYFLETTVNNIEKIEGTEPRAYLNMEFVLRDSTSEKIVLTHKNERSVELVDPSMIYLVQAFNEMIMEETDLFAAKCNLYFSGQKIDDQSLAASPSPIARYIFEELTSSEAANDYGELMVTTKTQTEEQLRYAIEELDSLNTVISTDELIMGVPALLRPGQYRVIIGEMGDLIVPVKILPRQRTVVKPNWAELQIVIMDESKSRVRMGYDLWKKDTEGEGYKIYSGGMVSMGEDEVGAVDKLWILPPGSYLVKLGGGSWSDLKDFATVALAEGEKKTLSMIVDPAAEGDVLIGAGVFSDEDIGLGSKRIHRGAIHGNISLSSNNNVDKNKPTTSVSLSGQFDNSIDTHEIIKPFHFTARSIYDLGLNKTSNQDLVFSPDDYSLKNVLLFYPMEKKKLLQNFAFYGRMNVNTHMFDETTYFSESKNIILQDASGEVLSIRLNQPDLKTKIAFYPLRLKEGTGLTYQINFSPNAWTSLRVGYGWLQDYNNNSFVFDKPIVDTLTSLSYERYIEEANSSSKGIESTVILSALNIMKFVSINSTLDVLFRMGVPEHTYRLENENRISFRLFRNISLDVKFNIFYDEAEKPWTVYDYTTFIRLSLFY
- a CDS encoding MlaD family protein, encoding MVSKAAKVRLGIFLTIGAILIIIFAAVVAGSRLVEKKDIYYIQFEDYSVSGLQVGSSVNYRGIKIGRVEDIKINPKDVTKIIIKISVNRGTPIKTDAEAVLTLTGITGLKNVEIRGGTNEAKLLKPKSYIKPGTTMLEDISEQAKSIVDKIDMIAANLNEITGKDNQQNIATILEQTSLILKDTHENLATTMQSISRIANNTADLTEELSKDLGAVTDNLTKNLDAITNSATSNIQNVSETSQASLISITNNVNQQLVDLTGRLEQSLQQLTSDGSALIQNANLQVTTVGEHSDQMVLETTREILTISTNINKALNQVNSILYTPGFDSLMTNLGKLSGELSRANLQGMVSELSTTIQKTGNLVSNLNRVVTRGQSDLLEILSSLSETSENLNEFSRQIADTPAILLRGN
- a CDS encoding L-serine ammonia-lyase, iron-sulfur-dependent, subunit alpha; its protein translation is MSETENILALLKQEVSPALGCTEPAAVALAGAYAASVLEGTIISANLIVSPNILKNGMGVGIPNTNLLGLDIAFALGILVAKPDKELEVLADLDEEKIASAKKMLEENRITTQMNETEEKIWIEAILQTDKSESRAILRWRHNWLFHLEKDNQVLKHKEIETEEECFLLSPLSYTLKDYYDCCVNIDIDRLESIDLGLIQNRKIADYGLFNQSGINLGRLIMNKIECGLLGDDIHHYAMALTAAATDARMSGCNLTVISNSGSGNQGLAITLPIIAVAEKLNSNKDELLRALAMGHLVSIHIKQKIGILSCLCGCLSASAGAASGIVMLLKGNYPQIEYAIKNMIADTAGMVCDGAKEGCSLKVATTTSAAVQASLLATEGICVSANDGIITESIEGTIDNLAYFVAKGMQDADSTILNIMLDKDNKGCKNEL